The following are encoded together in the Arthrobacter sp. Y-9 genome:
- a CDS encoding sterol carrier family protein: MAGARRRIDVAEGQAALASWQAARAGSADTALPRATTAMAVRYALEELTSRAPGNSVEVRVPPFGVTQCIEGPRHTRGTPPNVIETDAVTWLELVTGTLNWADAVTAGRVVASGTRADLSEQLPLS, translated from the coding sequence ATGGCAGGCGCACGACGGCGGATCGACGTCGCGGAAGGCCAGGCGGCTCTGGCGTCATGGCAGGCTGCCCGGGCCGGGTCAGCGGACACGGCCCTTCCCCGCGCGACGACCGCCATGGCCGTACGCTACGCGCTGGAGGAGCTGACGTCGCGTGCCCCCGGGAATTCCGTGGAGGTCCGGGTCCCGCCGTTCGGCGTGACCCAGTGCATCGAGGGCCCCCGGCACACCCGCGGCACCCCGCCCAATGTGATCGAGACGGACGCCGTGACCTGGCTGGAACTCGTGACCGGAACCCTGAACTGGGCCGATGCCGTGACGGCCGGTCGCGTGGTGGCATCCGGGACCCGCGCCGATCTCAGCGAGCAGCTGCCGCTGAGCTGA
- a CDS encoding phosphoribosylaminoimidazolesuccinocarboxamide synthase — translation MSGLDTEVLELPGYRHVYSGKVRDLYEPIGPDAPTDRLLVVASDRISAFDHVLESTIPDKGKVLTQLSLWWFDQLGVEHHVLGSTEADGVPAAVVGRAMLCKKLDMFPVECIARGYLTGSGLAEYRESRTVCSLPLPEGLVDGSRLEPAIFTPSAKAEVGEHDENITFEAVVDAVGPDVADRLRELTLTVYTRAEEIARKRGIILADTKVEFGTDPATGVITLGDEVLTPDSSRFWDALAYEPGKAQPSFDKQFVRDWLSSPESGWDKSSDTPPPALPAEVVEKTRARYVEAYERLTGRAFDPEA, via the coding sequence ATGAGCGGGCTGGACACCGAGGTCCTGGAGCTGCCGGGGTACCGGCACGTCTACTCCGGGAAGGTCCGCGACCTCTACGAGCCCATCGGCCCGGACGCGCCGACCGATCGTCTCCTGGTGGTGGCGAGTGACCGCATCAGCGCCTTCGACCACGTCCTCGAATCGACCATCCCGGACAAGGGCAAGGTCCTGACCCAGCTGAGCCTGTGGTGGTTCGACCAGCTCGGCGTCGAGCACCACGTCCTCGGCTCCACCGAGGCCGACGGCGTTCCCGCGGCCGTGGTGGGCCGGGCCATGCTGTGCAAGAAGCTCGACATGTTCCCCGTGGAGTGCATCGCGCGCGGCTACCTGACCGGCTCCGGCCTGGCCGAGTACCGCGAGTCCCGCACCGTGTGCTCCCTGCCGCTGCCGGAAGGGCTCGTGGACGGGTCCCGTCTGGAACCCGCCATCTTCACCCCGTCGGCCAAGGCCGAGGTGGGCGAGCACGATGAGAACATCACCTTCGAAGCCGTGGTGGACGCCGTCGGTCCGGACGTGGCGGACCGTCTGCGCGAGCTGACCCTGACCGTGTACACGCGGGCCGAGGAGATCGCCCGGAAGCGGGGCATCATCCTGGCCGACACCAAGGTGGAATTCGGCACCGATCCGGCCACGGGCGTCATCACCCTGGGCGATGAGGTCCTGACTCCGGACTCCTCGCGGTTCTGGGACGCACTGGCCTACGAGCCGGGCAAGGCCCAGCCGAGCTTCGACAAGCAGTTCGTCCGCGACTGGCTGTCCTCCCCGGAATCGGGCTGGGACAAGTCGTCGGACACCCCGCCGCCCGCGCTGCCCGCCGAGGTGGTCGAGAAGACCCGCGCCCGCTACGTCGAGGCCTACGAGCGGCTCACCGGCCGCGCTTTCGACCCGGAGGCGTAG
- a CDS encoding methyltransferase domain-containing protein: protein MTEATVDHTRPEGRWKFDSNVTDAFDNMLERSIPNYKTMRDAVVQVGGRFLSDSPHVVDVGASRGEAIAPFVDAHPNGGRFVAIEPSAPMAAALRDRFGSSTVEVLEMDARRYEPEGGADLVLSVLTLQFIPIEHRQKLMHRLFDGLRPGGALVLVEKVIGGDHEINDLMVEIYHRLKMSNGYTREDVDRKALALEGVLVPVTAAWNEELLTKTGFSSVECFWRWMNFSGWVAIK from the coding sequence ATGACCGAAGCGACAGTAGATCACACACGCCCCGAAGGGCGTTGGAAGTTCGATTCGAATGTCACTGATGCCTTCGATAACATGCTCGAACGAAGCATCCCAAACTACAAGACCATGAGAGACGCCGTGGTACAAGTAGGTGGAAGGTTCTTGAGTGATTCACCGCATGTTGTCGACGTTGGTGCGTCGCGGGGTGAGGCAATCGCGCCATTTGTGGACGCTCATCCCAATGGCGGGCGATTCGTGGCCATCGAACCATCCGCTCCGATGGCTGCGGCTTTGAGGGACCGATTCGGTTCCAGTACCGTCGAGGTGCTTGAGATGGACGCGCGCCGATACGAACCGGAAGGCGGAGCTGATCTTGTCCTCTCGGTGCTCACTCTTCAGTTCATACCCATCGAGCACCGTCAAAAGCTGATGCATCGTCTCTTTGACGGGCTGCGCCCCGGGGGCGCGCTGGTCCTGGTCGAGAAGGTGATCGGTGGTGACCATGAAATCAATGATCTGATGGTTGAAATATATCATCGTCTAAAGATGAGCAACGGCTACACACGCGAAGACGTTGATCGTAAGGCGCTCGCTCTCGAGGGTGTGCTCGTGCCCGTTACGGCCGCCTGGAATGAAGAGTTGCTCACAAAGACGGGGTTTAGCTCGGTCGAGTGCTTCTGGCGGTGGATGAACTTCAGTGGCTGGGTGGCGATCAAGTGA
- a CDS encoding asparaginase, producing the protein MPHTSPATFDADSAVELAVLERSGFIESRHLGSAVVLSGDGHVVTALGDVDAPVFARSALKPFQALASMRAGVPLRGAQVALAAASHVGSLEHMDVVEGMLRAGGNKEADLQCPADWPQDETARNWLVRTDKGRSRVAFNCSGKHAAFLWACTENDWNKSGYLEPNHPLQRLVGSVIEEFTGERIAHLGTDGCGAPVAAVSLTGLARAYSRLAKAPGDKNADARAATIATSMLDYPWAVQGKGEANTVVMEELGVIAKLGAEGVMVMAAPSGATVALKILDGNLRAASLVALTLLTAAGALEVGPVAAVLEQIVEPVLGGGRPVGGLRLGTPVMALLG; encoded by the coding sequence ATGCCCCACACTTCACCCGCGACCTTCGACGCCGACTCCGCGGTGGAACTCGCCGTCCTGGAACGCAGTGGCTTCATCGAATCGCGGCACCTCGGGTCCGCCGTCGTCCTCTCCGGCGACGGCCACGTGGTCACGGCCCTCGGGGACGTGGACGCCCCTGTGTTCGCCCGCTCCGCGCTCAAGCCGTTCCAGGCGCTCGCCTCGATGCGCGCCGGGGTTCCGCTGCGCGGCGCCCAAGTGGCGCTGGCCGCCGCCAGCCACGTCGGGTCCCTGGAACACATGGACGTGGTCGAGGGGATGCTCCGGGCCGGCGGCAACAAGGAGGCCGACCTCCAGTGCCCCGCGGACTGGCCGCAGGACGAGACCGCCCGCAACTGGCTGGTCCGCACGGACAAGGGCCGCAGCCGGGTGGCCTTCAACTGCTCCGGCAAGCACGCCGCGTTCCTGTGGGCGTGCACCGAGAACGACTGGAACAAGTCGGGCTACCTGGAACCGAACCACCCGCTGCAGCGCCTGGTGGGCAGCGTGATCGAGGAGTTCACCGGCGAGCGCATCGCCCACCTCGGCACGGACGGCTGCGGCGCACCGGTCGCCGCGGTCTCCCTGACGGGGCTGGCCCGCGCGTACTCCCGGCTGGCGAAGGCCCCCGGCGACAAGAACGCCGACGCCCGTGCCGCCACGATCGCCACCTCGATGCTCGACTACCCCTGGGCCGTTCAGGGCAAGGGCGAGGCGAACACCGTGGTGATGGAGGAACTGGGCGTGATCGCCAAGCTGGGCGCCGAGGGCGTCATGGTCATGGCCGCGCCCTCCGGCGCGACGGTGGCCCTGAAGATCCTGGACGGCAACCTCCGGGCGGCGTCCCTCGTGGCGCTGACCCTGCTGACCGCTGCCGGGGCCCTCGAAGTGGGACCCGTGGCGGCCGTCCTGGAACAGATCGTGGAACCGGTGCTCGGCGGCGGGCGTCCCGTGGGCGGTCTCCGCCTGGGCACCCCCGTCATGGCGCTGCTGGGTTAG
- a CDS encoding helix-turn-helix transcriptional regulator has product MGSGFGERLRAERLERGMTQAELGKDLYSPSYISLLETGRREPTRDVIQELARRLELAPKALEEWNNRVTQNDADYVLAALYARQAWDLRDYELAAQHAAEAARIALDAKNVSAWWNMRYMQAECLLKQGKYSECQGVVEQLVEHRLAVESAGLGVRARQMLAAVCHGQGRLADSVEHARQAVALGAQLPKDSPIYSSALRIYIGALAETGRLDEAWEQCKILSKEVSTKSVDHMSGIVAWVIGNVAFMRHDYEEGVAQHDRAAKLLSPGNDIEQWANFNKASAAMRLNSGIVEASTLAALERAELAHTIVSGTLRDGLELRFIRAKWLYLTDELPAAIEILREVVAQEDEIGMHVAAEVHLLLGKALKATDDLQEAMAYLSRAQQLFASAGASEGIQQAMDAMLEIRLAERRAKANSA; this is encoded by the coding sequence ATGGGCAGCGGATTTGGTGAGCGGCTTCGGGCCGAGCGCCTGGAACGCGGAATGACGCAGGCTGAGCTGGGCAAGGACCTGTACTCGCCCAGCTACATCTCCCTGCTGGAGACGGGCCGGCGGGAGCCGACCCGGGACGTCATCCAGGAACTCGCCCGGCGTCTGGAACTCGCTCCCAAGGCACTCGAAGAGTGGAACAACCGGGTCACGCAGAACGACGCGGACTACGTCCTGGCCGCCCTGTACGCCCGCCAGGCCTGGGATCTGCGCGACTACGAGCTCGCCGCCCAGCACGCCGCGGAGGCCGCCCGCATCGCCCTGGACGCCAAGAACGTCAGCGCCTGGTGGAACATGCGGTACATGCAGGCCGAGTGTCTGCTCAAGCAGGGCAAGTACTCCGAGTGTCAGGGCGTGGTGGAGCAGCTCGTGGAGCACCGCCTGGCCGTCGAGAGCGCGGGACTGGGCGTGCGCGCCCGCCAGATGCTCGCCGCCGTCTGCCACGGTCAGGGCCGGCTCGCGGACTCCGTGGAGCACGCCCGTCAGGCCGTCGCTCTCGGCGCCCAGCTCCCCAAGGACTCCCCCATCTACTCCAGCGCGCTGCGGATCTACATCGGCGCCCTGGCGGAGACCGGGCGCCTGGACGAGGCCTGGGAGCAGTGCAAGATCCTCTCCAAGGAGGTCAGCACCAAGTCCGTCGATCACATGTCCGGCATCGTCGCGTGGGTGATCGGCAACGTCGCCTTCATGCGCCACGACTACGAAGAGGGCGTGGCCCAGCATGACCGCGCCGCCAAGCTCCTCTCCCCCGGCAACGACATCGAGCAGTGGGCCAACTTCAACAAGGCCTCCGCCGCCATGCGCCTGAACTCCGGGATCGTGGAGGCGTCCACCCTGGCAGCGCTGGAACGCGCCGAGCTCGCGCACACCATCGTCTCCGGCACTTTGCGCGACGGGCTCGAACTGCGGTTCATCCGTGCCAAGTGGCTTTACTTGACGGATGAGCTTCCCGCGGCCATCGAGATCCTGCGCGAGGTCGTGGCGCAGGAGGACGAGATCGGCATGCACGTGGCGGCCGAGGTCCACCTGCTCCTGGGCAAGGCCCTCAAGGCCACGGACGACCTTCAGGAGGCCATGGCCTACCTGTCCCGGGCCCAGCAGCTCTTCGCCTCCGCCGGTGCTTCAGAGGGCATCCAGCAGGCCATGGACGCCATGCTGGAGATCCGGCTGGCCGAGCGCCGCGCCAAGGCCAACAGCGCCTGA
- a CDS encoding class I SAM-dependent methyltransferase, translating into MIDSNLAYPDFVGVTGQQNTPPGAHKTVHAWVDDARITRESFALDLACSTGFSGREVHADTSARIHGIDISEASIETARQLAKGNPALSYQIADAASLPLADETFTHVLGGCNFGFIHQRHEALNEVARVLRPGGLLCVSSFHYTAPPPSAVLERVGSAIGFTPDPRRDYRFWRDFFGTEFELVTERKSALPVQSDWRLRRAVAKAIRSSPTLRAGSHEDLGMAYERLLEIRRALNTHRQYQGLSVAIWRKR; encoded by the coding sequence GTGATCGATTCAAATCTCGCTTACCCCGACTTCGTCGGGGTTACAGGCCAACAAAATACTCCTCCCGGTGCGCACAAGACGGTGCATGCATGGGTAGACGATGCTCGTATCACACGTGAGTCGTTCGCGCTGGATCTTGCCTGTTCGACTGGCTTTTCTGGCCGTGAGGTTCATGCCGACACATCCGCTCGCATCCATGGTATTGATATCTCAGAGGCTTCGATCGAGACTGCCCGGCAGCTTGCCAAGGGGAATCCCGCGTTGTCGTATCAAATTGCCGACGCGGCTAGTCTCCCGCTTGCGGATGAGACATTCACGCACGTACTCGGAGGATGCAACTTCGGCTTCATTCATCAACGCCACGAAGCGCTCAATGAAGTTGCGCGCGTGTTGCGTCCGGGCGGCCTTCTTTGTGTATCCTCTTTCCACTACACAGCACCCCCTCCGTCCGCTGTACTTGAGCGGGTCGGCTCAGCAATCGGGTTCACTCCTGATCCGAGGCGCGACTACAGGTTCTGGCGTGATTTCTTCGGAACAGAGTTCGAACTTGTCACAGAGCGAAAATCTGCCCTCCCTGTGCAGAGCGACTGGAGACTCCGACGGGCAGTTGCCAAGGCGATTCGCTCCTCTCCAACTCTCCGTGCGGGTTCCCACGAAGACCTGGGGATGGCCTATGAGAGGCTGCTTGAAATTCGGCGTGCGTTGAACACTCACCGTCAGTATCAAGGGCTCAGCGTGGCGATCTGGAGGAAGCGTTGA
- a CDS encoding YqcI/YcgG family protein: MLSDLVTLYQGRRLRLTQRVRLRKWSIGRTLDQMARAGFVDQAAVPKSGNSQVLTWSPAENPEHKVFREIATQTQCSFARSAVAWSIERQLDPGDPDDLDYLSRRLAGFTCAVRREPLGCFVATFASTHGNTVDALSATTNSVLRRLARRDGIGAPFGNPASPHWRFVFHGEIYFVLAIGPCYPLTHARYGFEVPRTVLIFQPDTAFLRAAGRNGLISTSVRNRIRAKYESAGRGYEVSLTESPVESHRFVKPLQGDEAVRWWEAR; the protein is encoded by the coding sequence ATGTTGTCTGACCTCGTCACTTTGTACCAGGGGCGCAGGCTTCGTCTGACTCAAAGAGTCCGCTTACGAAAATGGTCTATTGGCCGCACGCTAGACCAGATGGCGCGGGCCGGGTTCGTGGATCAGGCTGCGGTACCTAAATCGGGGAACAGCCAGGTGCTCACATGGTCGCCGGCGGAAAACCCTGAACACAAGGTTTTCCGCGAAATCGCTACGCAGACACAGTGCTCTTTCGCACGGTCCGCCGTCGCTTGGTCCATCGAACGACAGTTGGATCCAGGTGATCCAGATGATTTGGACTATTTGAGCAGGCGACTTGCCGGATTTACCTGCGCTGTTCGCCGCGAGCCGCTCGGGTGTTTTGTCGCGACGTTTGCCTCGACCCATGGCAATACCGTGGATGCGCTGAGCGCAACAACCAATAGTGTTCTCCGGCGACTCGCGCGGCGCGATGGGATAGGTGCGCCCTTCGGGAACCCAGCTAGTCCTCATTGGCGGTTTGTTTTCCATGGTGAAATCTACTTTGTGTTGGCGATCGGCCCTTGCTATCCCTTGACCCATGCCCGTTATGGATTCGAGGTTCCGCGGACCGTGCTGATTTTCCAACCAGACACGGCATTCTTGCGAGCAGCAGGGAGAAATGGGTTGATTTCCACATCTGTGAGAAATCGCATTAGGGCCAAATACGAGTCTGCGGGGCGCGGATATGAGGTCTCGCTGACCGAGAGCCCCGTCGAGTCCCATCGTTTCGTCAAGCCACTGCAGGGAGACGAGGCGGTGCGCTGGTGGGAGGCCCGGTGA
- a CDS encoding peptidase E, which produces MKPPKRSIVLLGGGFSDNEYPELDQYLLDSSEAEKPRVCFIPTASGDSRNYIDRFYHGLSTYNCDLTHLELFRRDVLDIEEFLAQMDIIYVGGGNTANMLEVWRLHKVDTALRKTYERGTVLAGISAGAACWFEACLTDSFGRLGPLNDGLGLLAGSLCPHYDTEEARAEIYSGLINRGLLPPGLGLDDGVAVRYVDGNAVEMFSIHEGRSAHLVNQRTDQQFREGM; this is translated from the coding sequence GTGAAGCCTCCTAAGCGATCAATTGTCTTGCTTGGCGGGGGTTTCTCGGACAACGAATATCCGGAACTGGACCAATATCTCCTAGACTCGTCTGAAGCTGAGAAGCCGCGTGTGTGTTTCATTCCTACTGCAAGTGGGGATTCTCGGAATTATATAGATCGTTTTTATCACGGATTGTCGACCTACAACTGCGACTTGACCCACCTTGAGCTTTTTCGACGCGACGTGTTAGACATTGAGGAATTCCTTGCACAGATGGACATCATCTACGTGGGAGGAGGGAACACCGCCAACATGCTTGAGGTCTGGCGGTTGCACAAGGTGGACACCGCTCTGCGGAAAACTTACGAGCGAGGAACCGTGCTCGCGGGTATCAGTGCTGGCGCAGCTTGCTGGTTCGAAGCTTGTCTGACGGACTCATTCGGACGATTGGGCCCTCTGAACGACGGGCTGGGCCTGCTCGCCGGGAGCCTATGTCCGCACTACGACACGGAGGAAGCCCGCGCAGAGATCTATTCCGGTCTCATCAATCGGGGGTTACTTCCACCAGGGCTCGGACTCGACGACGGTGTCGCCGTCCGTTACGTCGATGGGAACGCGGTCGAGATGTTCAGCATCCACGAGGGGCGCTCTGCACACCTCGTCAACCAACGAACAGATCAGCAATTCAGAGAAGGAATGTGA
- the purD gene encoding phosphoribosylamine--glycine ligase, whose protein sequence is MKVLVLGPGGREHAIIRSLLSDPQVAEVHAAPGNAGIAQLVPCHAVDANDPAAATALAVKLEVDLVVVGPEAPLAAGVSDALREAGFPVFGPSREAAQLEASKAFAKQVMAEAGVPTALAKVAVNADEAADALDTFGAPYVVKDDGLAAGKGVVVTSDRDEALAHAQACFDAGGTVVIEEFLDGPEVSLFVLCDGKTTVPLAPAQDFKRIFDNDEGPNTGGMGAYSPLDWAPEELVGEVIDRVAQPTVDEMAHRGTPFIGVLYCGLALTSRGMRVIEFNARFGDPETQAVLARLKTPLGGLLLAAAKGELDQAEDLRWSRESAVCVVLAAENYPDTPRKGDRIRGLKKANALEGVHVIHAGTALDDEGKVVSAGGRVLAVVALGDDLVEAREKAYDGIELIQLEGGQFRRDIAAKAARGEIVVASRRTPGRHVATEGEQA, encoded by the coding sequence GTGAAGGTACTCGTCCTTGGCCCGGGTGGCCGCGAACACGCCATTATCCGCTCCCTCCTCTCCGATCCGCAGGTCGCGGAGGTCCACGCAGCACCCGGCAATGCCGGAATCGCGCAGCTGGTCCCGTGCCACGCGGTCGACGCCAATGACCCGGCCGCGGCCACCGCGCTCGCGGTGAAGCTCGAGGTGGACCTGGTCGTGGTCGGTCCCGAGGCGCCCCTGGCCGCCGGTGTCTCCGACGCTCTGCGCGAGGCGGGGTTCCCGGTCTTCGGCCCGAGCCGTGAGGCGGCCCAGCTCGAGGCCTCCAAGGCGTTCGCCAAGCAGGTCATGGCGGAGGCCGGCGTGCCCACGGCGCTGGCGAAGGTCGCCGTGAACGCCGATGAGGCAGCGGACGCCCTGGACACCTTCGGCGCGCCGTACGTGGTCAAGGACGACGGCCTGGCGGCCGGCAAGGGCGTGGTCGTCACGTCGGACCGCGACGAGGCGCTGGCCCACGCGCAGGCCTGCTTCGACGCCGGCGGCACCGTGGTGATCGAGGAGTTCCTGGACGGCCCTGAGGTCTCCCTCTTCGTGCTCTGCGACGGCAAGACCACCGTCCCGCTGGCTCCTGCCCAGGACTTCAAGCGCATCTTCGACAACGACGAGGGCCCCAACACCGGTGGCATGGGCGCCTACAGCCCGCTCGACTGGGCCCCCGAGGAACTCGTGGGCGAAGTCATCGACCGGGTCGCCCAGCCGACCGTGGACGAGATGGCCCACCGCGGCACCCCGTTCATCGGCGTGCTGTACTGCGGACTCGCGCTGACCTCGCGTGGCATGCGCGTCATCGAATTCAACGCCCGTTTCGGCGACCCGGAGACGCAGGCCGTGCTGGCCCGCCTCAAGACGCCGCTCGGCGGGCTGCTCCTCGCCGCGGCCAAGGGCGAGCTGGACCAGGCCGAGGACCTCCGCTGGTCCCGCGAGAGCGCGGTCTGCGTGGTGCTGGCCGCCGAGAACTACCCGGACACCCCCCGCAAGGGCGACCGGATCCGCGGGCTCAAGAAAGCCAATGCGCTGGAAGGCGTCCACGTGATCCATGCCGGGACGGCGCTGGATGACGAAGGCAAGGTGGTCTCCGCAGGCGGCCGCGTGCTCGCCGTCGTCGCGCTGGGTGATGACCTGGTGGAGGCCCGGGAGAAGGCCTACGACGGCATCGAGCTCATTCAGCTGGAAGGCGGCCAGTTCCGCCGCGACATCGCGGCGAAGGCCGCCCGCGGGGAGATCGTGGTGGCGTCCCGCCGGACGCCGGGCCGCCACGTGGCCACGGAAGGGGAGCAGGCATGA
- a CDS encoding TOMM precursor leader peptide-binding protein, translating to MNRPVQLKPYLPVRRSGTTLSIGNGPPRAIDIEDAPGELEVLIELLSRPTDTDSVAEAMAGRAEVDAEGWREVIAQLSEAGVVGDPIPDSSRYARHLLYFDMLGLPAEEAQNRVRAAKVAVVGVGGIGSNVATLLATAGVGEILLTDGDEIELSNLTRQFLYDESVIGELKVDAATRRLQMLNSEVTVRSIATPATRELFHEQLADYDVVVVSADSPDELHRWADEGSRKHGFAYLSAGYIEAFGAVGPTVLPGLSACFTCMLMQGEPANDERSAARQGRNLNLGHQAASYGPLNLLVAALAANEVIRLVTGAVVSSTGNRLLLDSQSYSLTTESFVKLEDCPECGMTQPREEWRSAVERTSLEDLYEASRSEDSINAVVLDSFLLGLALSDGPLTALDFGCGSGEQAIALAQRGLTVTAFDPSAGMIDIVRSRIESQPELRVTAGAELDALVGNSTFDLVMCSNVLDHVGPEQFDATVERLRSLTVNTGRAIITVPHPIKDGASWIRTGSKDHWEYKEVRLKEYFNEGPITKHRENANGEMALRSIRTYHRTIENYATAFLRHGFNIVSITEPRPPASAEHEFPEIWAKTTRVPYFMTFVLRPAD from the coding sequence ATGAACCGGCCTGTCCAACTTAAGCCATATCTTCCCGTTCGTCGCTCGGGTACGACGCTTAGCATTGGAAATGGCCCGCCAAGAGCCATTGACATCGAAGATGCACCAGGAGAACTTGAAGTCCTCATCGAGCTGCTCTCGAGACCGACTGACACGGATTCGGTCGCCGAGGCGATGGCGGGGCGCGCTGAGGTCGATGCCGAGGGTTGGCGAGAGGTGATCGCTCAACTCTCAGAGGCGGGTGTGGTTGGTGATCCAATCCCAGACAGTTCGCGATATGCCAGGCATCTGCTTTACTTCGACATGCTCGGGTTGCCTGCCGAGGAGGCACAAAACCGAGTACGTGCCGCCAAGGTTGCCGTCGTCGGCGTAGGCGGAATCGGTAGCAATGTCGCGACGTTGTTGGCGACTGCCGGTGTAGGTGAGATTCTGCTCACTGATGGCGATGAGATTGAACTTAGCAATCTCACGCGGCAGTTTCTCTATGACGAGAGCGTCATAGGCGAACTCAAGGTCGATGCCGCCACTCGACGGTTGCAGATGCTGAACTCTGAGGTCACGGTTCGCAGTATTGCGACGCCGGCGACCCGCGAACTTTTTCACGAGCAGCTCGCTGATTATGACGTCGTGGTGGTGTCGGCAGACAGCCCCGATGAACTTCATCGCTGGGCTGATGAAGGCTCGCGCAAGCACGGGTTTGCTTACCTTTCGGCAGGCTACATTGAAGCATTCGGCGCGGTCGGTCCTACCGTCTTGCCGGGCCTCAGCGCCTGCTTCACGTGCATGCTGATGCAGGGCGAGCCGGCGAATGACGAGCGATCGGCGGCACGTCAAGGGCGAAATCTCAATCTGGGGCATCAGGCTGCGAGCTATGGACCTCTGAATCTCCTGGTGGCTGCTCTGGCTGCTAACGAGGTAATTCGGTTGGTTACGGGAGCCGTCGTCAGTTCCACTGGAAATCGGCTTCTGCTTGACTCCCAGTCCTATAGCCTAACGACCGAGTCGTTCGTAAAACTTGAGGACTGTCCTGAATGCGGGATGACTCAGCCGCGCGAAGAGTGGCGATCTGCGGTGGAACGAACATCGCTTGAAGACCTTTATGAAGCGTCCCGCTCGGAGGACTCGATCAACGCAGTCGTTCTCGACAGCTTCTTGCTCGGACTGGCGCTGAGTGACGGCCCCCTCACCGCTCTCGACTTCGGATGCGGGTCGGGCGAGCAGGCAATTGCGCTCGCCCAGCGCGGGCTGACCGTCACAGCATTTGATCCGTCCGCGGGGATGATCGACATTGTTCGGTCGCGCATCGAGAGTCAGCCTGAACTGCGCGTCACTGCCGGTGCGGAACTCGACGCGCTCGTGGGGAACTCGACCTTTGATCTGGTCATGTGCTCCAACGTTCTCGACCACGTGGGACCAGAGCAGTTTGATGCAACGGTCGAACGTTTGCGATCTCTTACGGTCAACACCGGTCGCGCCATAATCACAGTGCCCCACCCCATCAAAGACGGCGCTTCCTGGATACGAACAGGTAGTAAAGACCACTGGGAATACAAAGAGGTCCGACTCAAGGAGTACTTCAACGAGGGGCCGATTACCAAGCATCGAGAGAACGCCAATGGAGAGATGGCCTTGCGTTCCATCCGGACATATCATCGGACGATCGAAAATTATGCCACCGCGTTCCTTAGGCATGGATTCAACATTGTCAGTATTACGGAGCCCCGGCCGCCTGCTTCTGCGGAACACGAATTTCCCGAGATTTGGGCAAAAACCACGAGAGTCCCGTACTTCATGACTTTCGTCCTGCGCCCAGCAGACTAA